One window from the genome of Pseudanabaena yagii GIHE-NHR1 encodes:
- the murA gene encoding UDP-N-acetylglucosamine 1-carboxyvinyltransferase, producing MQSTMDLGTASQIIEPLESTTLELSQMPQIEPNAPVLRIIGKAPLSGHVPISGAKNSILALMAGTLLSSEGCRIRNVPNLADVQRMGDILETLGVKISRNAEVLDLDTSNLTTNSAPYELVSKMRASFFALGSLLARLGSARMPLPGGCAIGARPVELHVRGLQALGADVQIEHGIVIAHAKSRNGRLQGAKIYLDCPSVGATETLMMAATLAEGQTIIENAAQEPEVIDLADLCIAMGAKIHGAGTNTIIIDGVDRLHFADFTAIPDRIEAATFMVAAAITRSTLSMSPVVPAHLTAAISKLQDIGVTVRIDAPDTITVIGGDRYRAVDIETLPYPGFPTDMQAQFMALLTICEGNGVVTETVFENRLQHVAELNRMGANIRLKNNVAVVTGVPQLSGAPVMATDLRASAALVIAGLAADGETTVMGLHHLDRGYDRIEEKLRNVGAKLYRTTETVNA from the coding sequence ATGCAATCGACGATGGATCTCGGCACAGCTTCACAAATTATTGAGCCATTAGAATCAACCACGCTCGAACTTTCGCAAATGCCACAAATTGAACCCAACGCCCCAGTCCTCCGCATCATCGGTAAAGCCCCTTTATCTGGTCATGTCCCTATTAGCGGTGCAAAAAATTCGATCCTTGCCCTCATGGCAGGCACACTCTTATCCTCCGAAGGCTGCCGTATTCGTAATGTCCCCAACCTCGCTGATGTGCAGCGTATGGGTGACATTCTCGAAACCCTTGGTGTCAAAATTTCTCGCAATGCTGAAGTCCTCGATCTCGACACTAGCAACCTGACCACCAACTCTGCGCCCTACGAATTGGTCAGCAAAATGCGAGCGAGTTTCTTCGCCCTAGGTTCATTACTAGCAAGACTTGGTTCCGCAAGAATGCCTCTCCCCGGAGGTTGTGCGATCGGGGCGCGTCCTGTCGAATTGCATGTACGTGGTTTACAAGCTTTGGGGGCGGATGTTCAAATTGAGCATGGCATCGTGATCGCCCATGCCAAGAGTCGTAATGGACGTTTGCAAGGTGCAAAAATTTATCTTGATTGCCCCAGTGTTGGTGCGACCGAAACCTTAATGATGGCGGCAACATTAGCCGAAGGTCAAACAATTATTGAAAATGCTGCCCAAGAACCTGAAGTGATCGATCTTGCGGATCTTTGCATTGCGATGGGGGCAAAAATTCATGGTGCTGGTACAAATACCATCATCATTGATGGTGTCGACAGGCTCCATTTTGCTGACTTCACCGCCATTCCCGATCGCATTGAAGCCGCAACTTTCATGGTTGCAGCCGCCATTACGCGATCGACCTTATCAATGTCACCAGTAGTTCCCGCACACCTCACCGCCGCCATTTCTAAATTGCAAGATATCGGTGTGACTGTACGGATTGATGCCCCCGATACCATCACCGTCATTGGTGGCGATCGCTATCGTGCCGTTGACATTGAAACCCTGCCTTACCCCGGATTCCCTACGGATATGCAAGCGCAGTTTATGGCTTTGCTGACTATCTGTGAAGGTAATGGCGTAGTGACTGAAACTGTATTTGAAAATCGCTTGCAGCACGTTGCGGAACTCAATCGCATGGGTGCAAATATTCGCCTCAAGAATAATGTGGCGGTAGTGACAGGTGTTCCGCAATTGTCGGGCGCTCCTGTGATGGCGACGGATTTACGTGCCTCGGCAGCATTGGTTATCGCGGGACTAGCCGCCGATGGTGAAACCACAGTCATGGGCTTGCATCACCTCGATCGCGGTTACGATCGCATTGAGGAGAAGTTACGCAATGTTGGCGCGAAGCTCTACCGCACTACAGAAACAGTAAATGCCTAG
- a CDS encoding DUF433 domain-containing protein: MDWQTRITVNPNVLVGKPIIKGTRLAVEFIIDLLAQGWSIDEILRNYPGITVADIQACLSYASAALKSEKVYAIST, encoded by the coding sequence ATGGACTGGCAAACTCGAATTACTGTTAATCCTAATGTTTTAGTTGGCAAGCCAATCATTAAAGGAACAAGACTGGCTGTTGAATTTATCATTGATCTTCTGGCGCAAGGTTGGAGTATTGACGAAATTTTGCGAAATTATCCAGGTATAACTGTTGCGGATATACAAGCTTGTCTTAGCTATGCCAGTGCTGCTCTCAAATCCGAAAAAGTCTATGCTATTTCTACTTAA
- a CDS encoding M15 family metallopeptidase, translating into MKPYQHISIADCNEPLVALSSDLDSGIITIDPHPYMSLGAPYGDRSPFFVRQGILERLQKSQAYLQALRPNWKIAIFDAYRPIPVQQFMVDYSFAQLVASKGLEIDSLTEDQKNSLNAEVMKFWAIPSQDPKTPPPHSTGAAIDVTLCSFNPSYGRIETIDMGSPIDEISDRSLPDYFANSSDKQEMEFHSDRQLLNEVMTYSGFVRHPNEWWHFSYGDQLWAWISHEKLAIYGGVR; encoded by the coding sequence ATGAAACCCTATCAACACATTTCCATTGCCGATTGTAATGAGCCACTGGTCGCACTCTCCTCTGATCTCGACTCTGGCATCATAACAATCGATCCGCATCCATATATGTCTTTAGGCGCACCATATGGCGATCGCTCTCCTTTTTTTGTCCGCCAAGGAATTTTAGAAAGATTACAAAAATCTCAAGCCTATTTGCAAGCCCTTCGCCCCAATTGGAAAATTGCGATTTTTGATGCCTATCGTCCGATTCCTGTGCAGCAGTTTATGGTGGACTACAGTTTTGCTCAGTTAGTGGCAAGTAAAGGCTTAGAAATAGATTCGCTTACTGAAGATCAAAAAAATTCACTTAATGCTGAAGTAATGAAGTTTTGGGCAATTCCTAGCCAAGATCCGAAAACTCCGCCTCCTCACAGCACAGGTGCAGCGATCGATGTGACCTTGTGTAGTTTCAATCCTTCCTACGGAAGGATTGAAACTATAGATATGGGTTCGCCGATTGATGAAATTAGCGATCGCTCTTTACCTGATTATTTTGCTAACTCTAGTGATAAGCAAGAGATGGAATTTCATAGCGATCGCCAGTTATTAAACGAGGTAATGACCTATAGCGGATTTGTGCGACATCCAAATGAATGGTGGCATTTCTCCTATGGCGATCAACTTTGGGCATGGATTAGTCATGAGAAACTCGCAATTTATGGAGGAGTTAGATAG